The sequence below is a genomic window from Methanomicrobiales archaeon.
GCCGCTCGGTGGAGCGGTATACGCTGGCGGATCTCCAGGATCTCCGCGCTGCCCTGCTGAAGGATCTGCAGCACCTCCCCCCGTCCTACCGCAGCCGGCTCTACCCCCGCCTGATCGAGCAGATCTTCGGAACGCATCACCGCGTTCTCCTCCTCTGCCGGGGCGGGGGTCTGGAGGGGATCGAAGGCCCTCTGCCGCACCGGTTCACCGAGTACTGCGCCATGGTGGAGCGTGCCTGCAGGTCCGCCGCCACCCGCGAAGAGAGCGACCGCTATCTCTTCTACTACCTCCTCGCGGCATTCAACATCTTCGTGCTGGGGCTCCCCGCCCACCCGGTGGGCACGCCGTTCCCCGGCGGATTCGCCGTGGAGGAGCAGGACGGGGAGTACCTCTGCCCGGTACGG
It includes:
- a CDS encoding DUF2115 domain-containing protein gives rise to the protein MKCAEICRALRGAAGRRELAEIVCRSVERYTLADLQDLRAALLKDLQHLPPSYRSRLYPRLIEQIFGTHHRVLLLCRGGGLEGIEGPLPHRFTEYCAMVERACRSAATREESDRYLFYYLLAAFNIFVLGLPAHPVGTPFPGGFAVEEQDGEYLCPVREKEGDVETSICPFCPAKQSDVTPGTARRT